A region of Nostoc sp. 'Peltigera membranacea cyanobiont' N6 DNA encodes the following proteins:
- a CDS encoding primary-amine oxidase, translated as MIKRLKRFLWLAIPIIIVISISLGLIEILTAQQPAILHPLTSLTEAEINTAVSVIQREKTLSEMAAFPLIALQEPDKEEVVKFTPGKAFGRKAFLVIYERSQNKTFEGIVDLTSKTLNSWKELPSVQPAIVNPEYELATQVVKADPRWQKAMLRRGITDFDRVKISSWSPGILTKQEETAGNRLCRSLSYYQGQNWNYYGSPIEGVVATVNLNTGKIVSFIDKENVPFSKENWNYDIKSLGKLLSAPKALKLLQPNGKSFEIEDNQISWQGWKFRYLMHPRSGLALYQVTYDDGKNVRPVLYRASLSEMVVPYGDPNPTWSFRNAFDVGEYNLGLLANTMELGKEIPENGLLLDAVFANEQGEPYKIPGVVGIYERDRGMLWKHYDYNTQRNDVRRSRELVISMTAAVDNYDYSLNWIFHQDGTLEVQNELTGIVLGQGTTAEKQSEDNSYGRLIAKNIFGVNHQHFFNYRLDFDVDGQANSVMEMNVKALPMDDKNPLGNAIAIAETPLTKETAAVRDLDMKSSREWMIVSADKKNPLGVAPGYMLMPGGNSVFFPVEGSKIRQKAEFATHHVWVTKYKPSELYAGGDYPNQTQPGQGLPKYIADDEPLMGEDIVLWYTMGVTHIPRSEDWPVMPVHQVGFKLVPRGFFSRNPAINLPE; from the coding sequence ATGATTAAGCGGCTAAAGCGTTTTTTGTGGCTAGCTATTCCCATCATTATCGTCATTTCTATCTCACTGGGACTAATAGAAATATTGACGGCTCAACAGCCTGCAATTCTCCATCCTCTCACTTCGCTAACAGAGGCAGAAATTAATACAGCTGTTTCGGTCATTCAAAGAGAAAAAACTTTGAGCGAAATGGCAGCTTTTCCACTGATTGCTTTACAAGAACCAGATAAAGAAGAAGTTGTAAAATTTACACCGGGCAAAGCTTTTGGGCGAAAAGCTTTTTTGGTAATCTATGAGCGATCGCAAAACAAAACCTTTGAGGGAATTGTCGATCTCACAAGCAAAACCTTAAATTCCTGGAAAGAACTACCCTCTGTTCAACCTGCGATCGTCAATCCAGAATATGAACTGGCTACTCAGGTAGTTAAAGCCGATCCTCGATGGCAAAAAGCGATGCTAAGGCGGGGAATTACCGATTTCGATCGAGTCAAAATTAGTTCATGGTCCCCAGGAATCTTGACTAAACAGGAAGAAACAGCAGGTAATCGTCTTTGCCGCAGCTTATCTTACTACCAGGGACAAAACTGGAACTATTACGGTAGTCCTATTGAAGGAGTGGTGGCAACTGTCAATTTGAATACAGGTAAAATTGTCAGTTTCATTGATAAGGAAAATGTACCTTTCTCTAAAGAAAACTGGAACTATGATATAAAATCTTTGGGCAAATTACTTTCAGCGCCTAAAGCATTAAAACTTCTCCAACCTAATGGTAAAAGTTTTGAGATCGAAGACAATCAAATTAGCTGGCAAGGTTGGAAGTTTCGGTATTTAATGCATCCCCGTAGTGGATTGGCATTGTATCAAGTGACATACGATGACGGGAAAAATGTCAGACCAGTTTTATACCGCGCTAGCCTATCGGAGATGGTAGTCCCTTACGGCGATCCAAATCCCACTTGGTCGTTTAGGAATGCATTTGATGTTGGGGAATATAATCTTGGTTTGCTAGCAAATACGATGGAGTTAGGTAAGGAAATTCCTGAAAACGGTTTGTTGCTGGATGCTGTATTTGCGAATGAGCAGGGAGAACCTTATAAGATACCAGGGGTTGTTGGTATTTATGAACGCGATCGCGGAATGCTGTGGAAACACTACGATTACAATACTCAGCGTAATGATGTTCGTCGCAGTCGAGAATTAGTCATATCGATGACTGCGGCTGTTGACAACTATGATTACAGCCTTAATTGGATTTTTCACCAAGATGGGACTTTGGAAGTCCAAAATGAACTAACAGGTATCGTCCTGGGGCAAGGAACGACAGCAGAAAAGCAATCTGAGGATAATTCCTATGGTCGGCTAATCGCTAAAAATATTTTTGGAGTAAATCACCAGCACTTTTTCAACTATCGCCTAGATTTTGATGTCGATGGTCAAGCTAATTCTGTGATGGAAATGAACGTGAAAGCTTTGCCGATGGATGATAAAAATCCATTAGGAAATGCGATCGCAATTGCAGAAACCCCACTCACAAAAGAAACGGCTGCTGTACGCGATTTGGATATGAAAAGCAGTCGGGAATGGATGATTGTGAGTGCAGATAAGAAAAATCCGCTAGGGGTTGCACCTGGATATATGCTGATGCCTGGTGGAAATTCTGTATTTTTCCCAGTGGAAGGCTCGAAAATTCGTCAAAAGGCAGAATTTGCGACTCATCACGTCTGGGTGACAAAATATAAACCTAGTGAACTCTATGCTGGGGGAGATTATCCAAACCAAACTCAACCAGGACAGGGTTTACCAAAATATATTGCCGACGATGAACCCTTGATGGGTGAAGATATTGTGCTGTGGTACACAATGGGCGTAACTCATATTCCGCGATCGGAGGATTGGCCTGTGATGCCTGTTCACCAAGTTGGCTTTAAGCTAGTCCCTAGAGGATTCTTTAGCCGGAATCCAGCCATAAATTTACCTGAGTAA
- a CDS encoding tetratricopeptide repeat protein, which produces MDNSLAVVYLSILVVILTIAAVSVLRQIFKTRKIEGSFAKLRKKLEKEKGTTQEYYELASIYSEKKLYSQAIALFQKALKAAEEEEEENIAPIYNGLGYIYFTQEQYDLAIRQYKEALKSKPDYVTGLNNIGHAYEKKKLTTQALQSYEEALKLDPNNPIAKRRAESLRRLVSA; this is translated from the coding sequence ATGGATAACAGTCTAGCCGTTGTTTATCTCTCAATTTTGGTGGTTATACTCACAATTGCAGCCGTGAGTGTTCTTCGCCAGATTTTCAAAACTCGCAAAATTGAAGGCTCCTTTGCGAAATTGCGAAAGAAGTTAGAGAAAGAAAAGGGTACGACTCAAGAATATTATGAGTTAGCCAGTATTTATTCAGAAAAAAAATTGTATTCCCAAGCGATCGCACTGTTTCAAAAAGCTCTGAAAGCTGCCGAAGAAGAGGAAGAAGAAAATATTGCCCCTATTTATAACGGGCTGGGTTATATTTATTTTACCCAAGAGCAATATGACCTCGCAATTCGTCAGTATAAAGAAGCCCTGAAATCGAAACCAGACTACGTAACAGGGTTGAATAATATTGGACACGCTTATGAGAAGAAAAAATTAACTACTCAGGCGTTACAAAGCTACGAAGAAGCACTAAAGCTCGATCCAAATAACCCTATTGCGAAACGCCGTGCTGAATCTTTACGCCGTTTAGTTTCTGCGTAA
- the bchB gene encoding ferredoxin:protochlorophyllide reductase (ATP-dependent) subunit B gives MKLAYWMYAGPAHIGTLRIASSFKNVHAIMHAPIGDDYFNVMRSMLSRERDFTPVTTSVVDRNVLARGSQEKVVDNIVRKDAEEHPDLIVLTPTCTSSILQEDLHNFVERAQLEAKGDVMLADVNHYRYNELQAADRTLDQIVQYYIEKARKRGELAEGKTAKPSVNIIGTTTLGFHNNHDCTELKRLMADLGIEVNTLIPEGASVNDLKKMPKAWFNLVPYRELGLTTARYLEEQFGTPYIDITPMGVVETARCIRKIQQVINAQGAEVDYENFINEQTLHVSQAAWFSRSIDCQNLTGKKAVVFGDNTHAAAITKILAREMGIHVVWAGTYCKYDADWFREQVSEYCDEVLISEDHGEIGDAIARVEPSAIFGTQMERHVGKRLDIPCGVIAAPIHVQNFPIGYKPFMGYEGTNQITDLIYNSFTLGMEDHLLEIFGGHDTKEVITRGISADSDLNWTKDGQAELNKIPGFVRGKVKRNTEKFARDRGFKEINAEVLYAAKEAVGA, from the coding sequence ATGAAATTGGCTTACTGGATGTATGCAGGCCCAGCCCACATCGGCACTCTGCGAATCGCTAGCTCTTTTAAAAATGTCCATGCGATCATGCACGCCCCCATTGGCGATGACTACTTTAACGTCATGCGCTCCATGCTATCGCGGGAGAGGGATTTCACTCCAGTGACAACCAGTGTTGTTGACCGCAACGTTTTGGCGCGTGGTTCCCAAGAGAAGGTGGTAGATAACATCGTCCGCAAGGATGCTGAGGAACACCCCGATCTGATTGTGTTAACTCCCACTTGCACCTCCAGCATTTTGCAAGAAGACCTGCACAACTTTGTAGAACGGGCGCAGTTGGAAGCCAAAGGAGACGTAATGCTGGCGGATGTGAACCACTACCGCTACAACGAACTCCAAGCCGCCGATCGCACTTTGGATCAAATTGTCCAATATTACATTGAAAAAGCGCGGAAGCGGGGCGAATTAGCAGAGGGTAAAACTGCGAAGCCCTCGGTTAACATTATCGGTACTACCACCCTTGGTTTCCACAATAATCACGACTGCACCGAACTGAAACGGCTGATGGCTGACTTGGGAATTGAGGTAAATACCTTAATTCCTGAAGGTGCTTCGGTGAATGACTTGAAGAAGATGCCGAAAGCCTGGTTTAACCTCGTACCTTACCGCGAACTTGGTTTAACCACCGCTCGTTACCTAGAAGAACAATTTGGCACACCTTACATAGACATTACTCCGATGGGTGTAGTGGAAACTGCCCGTTGTATTCGCAAGATTCAGCAGGTAATTAATGCTCAAGGTGCAGAAGTTGACTATGAAAACTTCATTAATGAGCAAACCTTGCACGTATCTCAGGCTGCTTGGTTCTCCCGTTCCATTGACTGTCAAAACTTGACTGGCAAAAAAGCTGTGGTCTTTGGTGACAATACCCACGCCGCCGCCATTACCAAGATTCTGGCGCGAGAAATGGGGATTCATGTTGTTTGGGCTGGAACCTACTGCAAATATGATGCAGACTGGTTCCGCGAACAGGTGAGCGAGTATTGCGATGAAGTGCTAATCTCCGAAGATCATGGTGAAATTGGGGATGCGATCGCTCGTGTCGAACCCTCTGCCATTTTCGGCACCCAAATGGAACGCCACGTTGGTAAGCGCTTGGATATTCCCTGCGGCGTAATTGCTGCACCAATCCACGTCCAAAACTTCCCCATTGGTTACAAACCATTTATGGGTTACGAAGGCACGAATCAGATTACAGATTTGATCTATAATTCCTTCACTTTGGGAATGGAAGATCACCTGTTAGAAATCTTCGGTGGTCACGATACCAAAGAAGTTATTACTAGAGGAATTTCTGCTGATTCTGATTTAAATTGGACAAAAGATGGTCAAGCAGAATTGAATAAGATTCCGGGATTTGTGCGCGGTAAAGTGAAGCGTAATACTGAGAAATTTGCCCGCGATCGCGGTTTCAAAGAAATCAACGCTGAGGTATTGTACGCCGCGAAGGAAGCTGTCGGGGCTTAG
- a CDS encoding peptidylprolyl isomerase, protein MNFPEINIPGNGKLHARLITSLGEIVVRLEEERTPNTVKNFVGLATGTIDWKDPKTGESGKGTPAYDGVRFHRVIPDFMIQCGDPLSRYLDTASRWGTGGPGYQFEDEFHPELRHTGAGILSMANAGRGTNGSQWFITEGPTPHLDNKHSVFGEVVQGLDIVNKIANVPTTRDRPNQEVVLQKVEIFRQ, encoded by the coding sequence ATGAACTTTCCAGAAATTAATATTCCCGGTAATGGCAAGCTGCACGCTCGTTTAATTACTTCCTTGGGTGAAATTGTAGTTCGTTTGGAAGAAGAGCGAACCCCCAACACCGTCAAAAATTTTGTCGGTCTAGCAACCGGAACAATCGACTGGAAAGACCCTAAAACTGGTGAATCTGGTAAGGGAACTCCAGCTTACGATGGGGTTCGCTTTCACCGCGTCATCCCTGATTTTATGATTCAGTGTGGCGATCCTCTGAGTCGTTATCTAGATACAGCCAGCCGATGGGGTACTGGTGGCCCGGGATATCAATTTGAGGATGAGTTTCATCCTGAATTGAGACACACTGGTGCAGGTATCCTGTCAATGGCTAATGCCGGACGCGGTACTAATGGTTCGCAATGGTTCATTACAGAAGGGCCAACACCTCACCTTGACAACAAACACAGTGTTTTTGGTGAAGTTGTCCAAGGTCTAGATATAGTCAACAAGATCGCTAATGTGCCTACGACTAGAGATCGTCCGAATCAAGAGGTCGTGTTACAAAAAGTAGAAATTTTTCGCCAGTAA
- a CDS encoding type II toxin-antitoxin system Phd/YefM family antitoxin, producing the protein MSNQTNLTDARNNLAELCAQVIADREVVIITRQEGESVALIAVHELETSHLVRSPKNAVRLLTALERAKVRTLKLK; encoded by the coding sequence ATGTCCAACCAGACAAACTTGACTGATGCTCGTAACAACCTGGCCGAACTCTGCGCTCAAGTAATTGCAGATAGAGAAGTGGTAATTATTACCCGACAAGAAGGCGAAAGCGTCGCCTTAATTGCTGTTCATGAACTAGAAACATCTCATTTAGTTCGTTCACCTAAAAATGCAGTCCGTCTGTTAACTGCTTTGGAAAGAGCAAAAGTTAGAACTTTAAAACTTAAATAG
- a CDS encoding alpha/beta hydrolase has translation MSNPELAYTIERLQKGISSKLPGYYVRSSATINVEDPPEPQQHNDNVDKIKEIAEYLIKSDRPELVFHIHGYANSEKDAITRYEKAHKYANSGDSRLTLDNRNCVLIGYRWPAETPLFQTGNYLESLPSLIVGILITSLIFGLIAIILTLWTNAASNFLLTSVLIILLVSGLGLWIRHIAKATDSLRIIPNGLVLVFFAWLFGAIFSLFIKNPHPWLIFFIVIFGFLIGMILALIILRLTAYPRDRFRASNYGVLDLVRFFQDLQKEILDKYPNKNWENVRIKVSFIAHSLGCEVATQTIRILSDVFDPKALNEKASSKIGDVFSLGRLVLVAPDIPVESILTSRANFLKSSLKRCEEAYIFSNEADLALRLASPLANYFSFPAKTRDRGYKLGNITVARNQKKLQLNDYGIVNCQNGDFTNLAPPSECLEIRASSNERKSLHCLNNNDQLDENAIADSFTYFDCTDYTDCTDTEISKRGIVSFSQKQSALNFFDYVKLCGAYFFKFTRYINVHGGYFEGEFCQILINELAFVGYQGLLSRYSKSNQFDEAQYKELSLNFSEDCRSKYIQVLLAMPKNLPAQG, from the coding sequence ATGTCAAATCCAGAATTAGCGTATACCATTGAGCGTCTTCAAAAAGGTATTTCTTCTAAATTACCTGGCTATTATGTAAGAAGTAGTGCAACTATTAATGTTGAAGATCCACCTGAACCTCAACAGCACAATGATAATGTAGATAAAATCAAGGAAATTGCTGAGTATCTCATTAAGAGCGATCGACCGGAATTAGTCTTTCATATACATGGCTATGCTAATTCTGAAAAAGACGCAATAACCCGCTATGAGAAAGCCCACAAATATGCCAATTCAGGAGATTCAAGACTTACACTTGACAATCGCAATTGTGTACTTATTGGCTATCGCTGGCCTGCTGAAACTCCTTTATTTCAAACTGGGAATTACTTAGAATCACTACCAAGTTTAATTGTGGGAATATTAATTACTTCCCTTATATTTGGTTTAATAGCTATTATCTTAACACTCTGGACAAATGCTGCATCGAATTTTCTTTTAACATCTGTGTTAATTATTCTCCTTGTATCTGGGCTTGGACTTTGGATAAGACACATAGCAAAAGCAACAGATTCTTTACGCATCATCCCGAATGGATTAGTCTTGGTTTTTTTTGCTTGGTTGTTTGGTGCAATTTTCAGTCTATTTATCAAAAATCCTCATCCGTGGTTAATATTTTTCATCGTTATCTTCGGATTTTTGATCGGTATGATTTTAGCACTAATCATTCTTCGTCTTACAGCTTACCCTCGCGATCGCTTTCGGGCTAGTAATTATGGTGTGCTAGATTTAGTAAGATTCTTCCAAGATTTACAAAAGGAAATATTAGATAAATATCCTAATAAAAATTGGGAAAACGTCAGAATCAAAGTATCATTTATTGCCCATAGTTTAGGTTGTGAAGTCGCAACTCAGACGATTCGCATTCTCTCTGATGTATTTGACCCTAAAGCACTTAATGAGAAAGCTTCTTCTAAAATTGGTGATGTATTTAGTCTAGGAAGATTGGTGCTTGTTGCACCAGATATTCCTGTGGAATCGATCTTAACTTCTAGAGCTAATTTTCTGAAATCTTCATTGAAGCGTTGTGAAGAAGCCTATATATTTTCTAACGAAGCTGATTTAGCATTACGTTTGGCTTCACCCCTTGCTAATTATTTTAGTTTTCCAGCTAAAACTAGGGATAGAGGATATAAATTAGGTAACATAACTGTTGCTCGTAATCAGAAAAAATTGCAACTAAATGATTATGGTATAGTCAATTGTCAAAATGGCGATTTTACTAACCTTGCTCCTCCTTCTGAATGTCTTGAAATCCGAGCATCCTCAAACGAGCGTAAGAGTTTACATTGCCTGAATAATAACGATCAACTTGATGAGAACGCTATTGCAGACTCTTTTACATATTTTGATTGCACTGATTATACTGATTGCACTGATACAGAAATATCAAAGAGAGGAATTGTTAGTTTCTCTCAAAAACAATCTGCTCTCAATTTTTTTGACTATGTTAAATTGTGTGGTGCATACTTTTTTAAATTTACACGGTATATCAACGTACATGGAGGATACTTTGAGGGCGAGTTTTGTCAAATCTTAATTAATGAACTTGCTTTTGTTGGTTATCAGGGACTACTTAGTAGATATTCAAAATCAAATCAGTTTGATGAAGCTCAATACAAAGAACTTTCTCTGAATTTTTCTGAAGATTGTAGAAGCAAATATATCCAAGTTCTGCTTGCAATGCCTAAAAATCTGCCTGCTCAAGGCTAA
- a CDS encoding DUF2470 domain-containing protein, translating into MSNDFSAEISSRICQHMNDDHADAVVVYAKAFGGITNASAAQMLSIDAQGMDLTAQVNGEAVPVRIQFDRVLADAEDAHQTLIAMVKQARVKAK; encoded by the coding sequence ATGTCTAACGATTTCTCTGCTGAGATTAGTTCGCGCATCTGCCAGCACATGAATGACGATCATGCTGATGCCGTAGTGGTTTATGCTAAAGCTTTTGGTGGTATAACAAATGCGAGTGCAGCACAAATGCTGTCAATTGATGCACAAGGTATGGATTTAACAGCGCAAGTTAATGGGGAAGCTGTGCCAGTTCGTATTCAGTTCGATCGTGTTTTAGCAGATGCAGAAGATGCTCATCAAACTCTAATTGCGATGGTGAAGCAAGCACGGGTGAAGGCAAAGTAG
- a CDS encoding plasmid replication protein, CyRepA1 family, whose amino-acid sequence MHLHYLHPQHLEELVKSSGIDLHLVQLNFRSLQGVNAYEYLLISELLPRTNTGMVKAGWLQRYAHITEGGWWCSGLDPLNNWQMMEWGCFKPNQPRQNHNAKSIKYEHPPSTPTRVFCLRVTLQLWQQVAGRYNLVMPDNITITADGEARGFWQWVMQHNIPLILCEGVKKAATLLTQGYAAIAIPGITSGYRVVKDEFGKVTRRQLIPDLAAFAITKRSFYICFDFETQPKTIAAVNNAISQLGCLFQQENCSVKVIELPGIEKGVDEFVVAKGATSFEKVYRQSVDLEIYLAQTKPHTELTIPAALTLNRPYIGEIPFPTSGLVGVKSAKGTGKTTALQSVVQQAKNRNQPVLLITHRILLGRFLCEKIGIQWGTHKENGDKRIHKTLTPAPPILRSLSPQQSLGLCVDSIWKLNPENWHGAIVILDEVEQSLWHLLNSNTCKHKRVKILKLFQELISTVLTTGGLVIAQDADLSDVSLEYLQGLAGIKLTPWVVLNQWKPQHGWDVTFYDSPNPTPLIHQLELDLLAGRKCYVTTDSRAGRYSCETIERYLKERLQKLRRQFPKTLVVSSHTTNTPGHAAVDFIAAINQKISEYDGVFVTPSLGTGISIDVQHFDRVYGIFQGVIPDSEARQALARVRDDVPRVVWCAKRGIGLIGSGSTNYRLLSDWYQENQKENLALLSPLHKIDVDLPLVHDPIHLRTWAKLSARVNASIRLYRQSMQDGLIADGHQIQMRSNAVHNNIIRDLRLAFLATDADDLATRRRLILEIVKVQKDWAHSRQKAKEIKRKIKDIKQQNQLSVAMAVANAKDIDYVEYEQLLVKHSLTDAERNQINKYVLRQRYGVEVTPWLKLQDDQGYYRQLLIHYYLTHESEYFHVRDQQEWHQQLSWGEGKVFLPDIKTYTLKVEAMRALGMLQFLEPEREFTERNPDLITLKNIVFQHSKHIKRALGINLVGDKEQVSAIKILSRLLNLLGLKLKRVNEVYQIDLEILYDGREKIFAVWHQRDELMLAHVKSVGYELPDYSSDWKFEIIQTKPYAAVVKEEVRETNAVGAYTHD is encoded by the coding sequence ATGCATCTGCACTATTTACACCCCCAACACCTTGAGGAATTAGTCAAGAGTAGTGGTATAGACTTACACCTTGTACAACTCAATTTTAGGTCACTCCAAGGCGTAAACGCTTATGAGTACCTATTGATTTCTGAGCTACTCCCCCGCACCAATACCGGAATGGTGAAAGCTGGATGGTTGCAGCGTTATGCTCATATTACTGAAGGTGGTTGGTGGTGTTCGGGGCTAGACCCTTTGAATAATTGGCAGATGATGGAATGGGGATGCTTTAAGCCAAACCAACCCCGACAGAATCACAATGCTAAATCCATCAAATACGAGCATCCCCCTAGTACACCAACGCGGGTATTTTGTTTGCGGGTAACGCTGCAACTATGGCAGCAAGTTGCTGGACGTTACAATCTGGTTATGCCTGACAATATCACCATTACTGCTGATGGTGAAGCTAGAGGCTTTTGGCAATGGGTGATGCAACATAACATTCCCCTAATTCTTTGCGAGGGCGTGAAGAAAGCAGCAACGCTGTTGACACAAGGATATGCAGCTATTGCCATTCCTGGAATTACTAGTGGTTATCGGGTTGTAAAAGACGAATTTGGTAAAGTTACCCGTCGTCAGTTGATTCCCGACTTAGCAGCATTTGCAATTACAAAGCGTAGCTTTTATATTTGTTTTGATTTTGAAACTCAACCTAAAACAATTGCTGCTGTAAATAATGCTATTTCTCAACTTGGTTGTTTATTTCAGCAAGAAAATTGCTCTGTTAAAGTCATCGAACTTCCAGGAATAGAAAAAGGGGTTGATGAGTTTGTCGTTGCCAAAGGTGCAACTAGTTTCGAGAAAGTTTATCGCCAAAGTGTTGATTTAGAAATTTATCTGGCTCAAACTAAACCCCACACCGAGTTAACCATTCCTGCTGCTCTCACTTTGAATCGCCCTTATATAGGTGAAATTCCTTTCCCAACTTCTGGATTAGTAGGAGTCAAGTCTGCAAAAGGAACAGGTAAAACTACAGCACTCCAAAGCGTTGTTCAGCAAGCGAAAAATAGAAATCAACCCGTTTTATTAATTACTCACAGAATTTTACTCGGACGATTTTTGTGTGAAAAAATTGGTATTCAGTGGGGAACGCATAAAGAAAATGGGGATAAAAGGATTCATAAAACACTTACTCCCGCTCCTCCTATCCTCCGTTCACTCTCTCCACAGCAATCCCTTGGATTGTGCGTTGATTCCATTTGGAAACTTAACCCTGAAAATTGGCACGGGGCAATAGTCATTTTAGATGAAGTAGAACAATCTTTGTGGCATCTACTAAACAGTAATACTTGTAAACATAAACGTGTAAAAATATTAAAATTATTCCAGGAACTAATTTCCACAGTTTTAACAACTGGTGGATTAGTCATTGCCCAAGATGCTGATTTATCAGATGTATCGCTTGAATATTTACAGGGATTAGCAGGAATTAAATTAACGCCTTGGGTAGTTCTCAACCAGTGGAAACCTCAGCATGGTTGGGACGTAACTTTTTATGATTCGCCGAACCCAACACCGCTAATTCACCAACTAGAATTAGATTTACTTGCTGGACGTAAATGTTATGTCACTACCGATAGCCGGGCTGGACGTTACAGTTGTGAAACAATCGAACGTTATCTCAAAGAACGCTTACAAAAATTACGACGGCAATTTCCTAAAACCTTGGTAGTTAGTAGCCACACGACAAACACACCTGGCCATGCAGCCGTTGATTTTATTGCAGCAATTAATCAAAAAATCTCTGAATATGATGGCGTTTTTGTTACCCCTAGCCTGGGTACGGGAATTAGTATTGATGTCCAACATTTCGACCGAGTTTATGGCATTTTTCAGGGGGTAATTCCTGACTCGGAAGCAAGACAAGCATTAGCAAGAGTGCGGGATGATGTACCGCGTGTTGTCTGGTGTGCGAAACGAGGTATTGGCTTAATTGGTAGCGGTAGTACAAATTATCGCTTGCTATCTGACTGGTATCAAGAAAATCAAAAAGAAAACTTAGCTTTGCTTAGTCCACTACATAAAATAGATGTGGATTTACCTTTAGTTCACGATCCGATTCATTTGCGAACTTGGGCTAAGTTATCTGCACGGGTAAATGCTTCTATCCGCCTTTATCGTCAATCGATGCAAGATGGTTTAATTGCCGATGGACATCAAATTCAGATGCGAAGTAATGCTGTTCACAATAATATTATTCGAGATTTACGTCTGGCATTTTTGGCAACTGATGCCGATGATTTAGCTACCCGCAGAAGATTAATTTTAGAAATTGTCAAAGTTCAAAAAGATTGGGCGCACAGTCGCCAAAAGGCTAAAGAGATTAAGCGTAAAATTAAGGATATTAAACAGCAAAATCAATTATCAGTAGCAATGGCTGTAGCTAATGCTAAAGATATCGATTATGTAGAATATGAGCAGCTATTAGTAAAGCATTCTCTAACTGATGCAGAGCGTAACCAAATTAATAAATATGTTCTCAGACAAAGGTATGGTGTAGAAGTCACTCCTTGGCTGAAATTGCAAGATGACCAAGGATATTATCGTCAACTGTTAATTCATTATTATCTAACTCATGAAAGCGAGTATTTTCATGTCAGAGATCAGCAAGAATGGCATCAGCAATTGTCTTGGGGTGAAGGGAAAGTTTTTCTACCAGATATAAAAACTTACACGCTTAAAGTTGAAGCGATGAGAGCTTTGGGAATGCTTCAGTTTCTCGAACCAGAACGAGAGTTTACCGAGAGGAATCCAGATTTAATAACGCTTAAAAATATTGTTTTTCAGCATAGTAAGCATATTAAAAGAGCGCTTGGTATTAACTTAGTCGGGGACAAAGAGCAGGTTTCGGCAATAAAAATACTCAGCCGACTCTTAAATTTGTTGGGCTTGAAACTTAAGCGGGTAAATGAGGTTTATCAAATTGACCTAGAAATTCTTTACGATGGCAGGGAGAAAATATTTGCAGTTTGGCATCAACGGGATGAGTTGATGCTGGCTCATGTTAAGAGTGTTGGCTATGAGTTGCCTGATTATTCTTCAGACTGGAAGTTTGAAATTATTCAAACCAAGCCTTATGCCGCAGTAGTCAAGGAAGAGGTAAGGGAGACGAATGCAGTCGGGGCTTATACCCACGATTGA